A genomic region of Streptosporangium lutulentum contains the following coding sequences:
- a CDS encoding Gfo/Idh/MocA family protein → MTADTVRVGIIGANPDRGWAARAHIPALRALPDFEITAVGTSREASAREAARRFGVLHAFTDPRRLAAHPEVDLVVITVKVPFHFELIQAALDAGKHVYCEWPLARTTEEAAVLAGAARDAGVYATIGLQARHSPVIGYARELIAGGYVGRVTAATIYAARAKGAGGLLPTGFEYTVDRANAAGTLEVAGGHTLDALEHLLGGITELSAGLSIRRSRQTVPETGETLEVTSPDQIVLHATLAGGAVVSAHIHDAKATDGRTRFEITGTEGDLAIVSGAGGPGGIQMSELRLLGAQGVGGSWQELPAPDRYRWIPGAAHGIEVFNVAQTYARIADDLRTGARTTPDFDDGLRLHRLLDTVRLSAETGTRRSVP, encoded by the coding sequence ATGACAGCGGATACGGTCCGGGTGGGGATCATCGGTGCCAACCCCGATCGGGGTTGGGCGGCACGTGCGCACATCCCGGCACTGCGAGCATTGCCGGACTTCGAGATCACCGCGGTCGGCACCAGCCGCGAGGCCAGTGCCCGGGAGGCGGCCCGCCGGTTCGGAGTCCTGCATGCCTTCACCGACCCGCGGAGGCTCGCCGCGCACCCGGAGGTGGACCTGGTCGTCATCACGGTCAAGGTGCCGTTTCATTTCGAGCTGATTCAGGCGGCCCTCGACGCGGGTAAGCATGTCTACTGCGAGTGGCCGCTGGCGCGTACGACCGAGGAGGCGGCGGTCCTGGCCGGGGCGGCCCGCGACGCGGGCGTGTACGCCACGATCGGCCTGCAGGCCCGCCATTCACCCGTGATCGGTTACGCACGCGAGCTGATCGCCGGCGGTTACGTCGGCCGGGTCACGGCGGCGACGATTTACGCCGCACGCGCCAAGGGTGCCGGCGGCCTGCTTCCCACCGGATTCGAGTACACCGTCGACCGGGCCAACGCCGCCGGGACGCTGGAGGTCGCGGGCGGGCACACGCTCGACGCGCTGGAACATCTCCTCGGCGGCATCACCGAGCTCTCGGCCGGCCTGTCGATCCGGCGCTCGCGGCAGACCGTTCCCGAGACCGGGGAGACCCTCGAGGTGACCAGTCCCGATCAGATCGTTCTCCACGCGACCCTGGCCGGTGGTGCCGTGGTCTCCGCGCACATCCACGACGCCAAGGCCACCGACGGCCGTACCCGGTTTGAGATCACCGGCACTGAGGGCGACCTGGCGATCGTCTCCGGAGCAGGCGGTCCGGGCGGCATCCAGATGAGCGAACTGCGCCTTCTGGGAGCCCAGGGCGTCGGTGGCTCGTGGCAGGAGCTGCCGGCCCCGGACCGGTACCGCTGGATTCCCGGGGCGGCCCACGGAATCGAGGTCTTCAACGTGGCGCAGACCTACGCGCGGATCGCCGATGACCTGCGTACCGGCGCCCGTACCACGCCGGATTTCGACGATGGACTGCGGCTGCACCGCCTGCTCGACACCGTACGGCTGTCCGCCGAGACCGGCACCCGACGATCCGTTCCATGA
- a CDS encoding discoidin domain-containing protein — MVLLLVLCWTGVQAAPTARGAAVPELSTNVHLFYYPWYGNPQVGGEWRHWQQGGRTPPNDIGADLYPSLGPYDSGDHAGAVTKHMQWIKQAGVGVLVYSWWGQGSYEDNLAAGVMNIAAQHGIKVAWHIEPYGGRSAASVVDDIRYINNRYGGSPAFYRDAEHGNRAAFYVFESLKITDWAALDQVTQNNIVLAQTTDTSKIAHFSGLYTYDGIAGATAPGWANAGAYAKQNGLIWAPSVAPGYIDDRAVPGNTSPTLGRANGATYDLEWANALDPAKGGLPSWVSITSFNEWHEGSSIEPAHANPPAGFGYQTFEGAYGKTGAAAETAYLDRTKYWATEFETRRGTGGQQDTQPPSAPGNARSTATTETSVALAWNASTDNVGVSGYDVYREAGATGVKVGSASGTSFTVTGLSPSTSYRFYVVARDAAQNTSPPSATVTAVTKTPTGCSPGTGDLARGKSITASGATQNYVPANAVDGNASTYWESANHAFPQSITVDLCAQAGVKRVVLKLPPISSWNTRTQTLSVLGSVNGIDFGTLVASKGYVFDPGTGNTVTIAVPSTTQRYLRLNITGNTGWPAGQLSSFEVYSS; from the coding sequence ATGGTCCTCCTCCTCGTGCTGTGCTGGACGGGAGTGCAGGCGGCGCCGACGGCGCGCGGGGCGGCGGTTCCCGAGCTGTCCACCAACGTCCATCTGTTCTACTACCCCTGGTACGGCAATCCCCAGGTCGGCGGTGAATGGCGGCACTGGCAGCAGGGCGGTCGCACCCCGCCGAACGACATCGGCGCGGATCTGTATCCCAGCCTCGGCCCCTATGACTCCGGCGACCACGCGGGCGCCGTCACCAAGCACATGCAGTGGATCAAGCAGGCCGGAGTCGGCGTCCTGGTCTACAGCTGGTGGGGTCAGGGAAGCTACGAGGACAACCTGGCCGCGGGCGTGATGAACATCGCCGCGCAGCACGGCATCAAGGTGGCCTGGCACATCGAGCCGTACGGCGGACGCTCGGCGGCCTCGGTCGTCGACGACATCCGGTACATCAACAACCGTTACGGCGGCAGCCCGGCCTTCTACCGCGACGCCGAGCACGGCAACCGCGCGGCCTTCTACGTGTTCGAGAGCCTGAAGATCACCGACTGGGCCGCGCTCGACCAGGTGACCCAGAACAACATCGTGCTCGCCCAGACCACCGACACCTCGAAGATCGCCCACTTCTCCGGTCTGTACACCTACGACGGGATCGCCGGTGCCACCGCGCCCGGCTGGGCGAACGCGGGTGCCTACGCCAAGCAGAACGGCCTGATCTGGGCGCCCTCGGTCGCGCCCGGCTACATCGACGACCGCGCCGTCCCCGGCAACACCTCGCCGACGCTCGGCCGCGCGAACGGCGCCACCTACGACCTGGAGTGGGCCAACGCCCTCGACCCCGCCAAGGGCGGCCTGCCGTCGTGGGTCTCGATCACCTCGTTCAACGAGTGGCACGAGGGCAGCTCGATCGAGCCCGCCCACGCCAACCCGCCCGCCGGATTCGGATACCAGACGTTCGAAGGCGCGTACGGCAAGACCGGGGCCGCCGCGGAGACCGCCTACCTGGACCGGACGAAGTACTGGGCGACGGAGTTCGAGACCCGCAGGGGCACCGGGGGCCAGCAGGACACCCAGCCGCCGTCGGCGCCGGGTAACGCGCGCTCCACCGCGACCACCGAGACCAGCGTCGCGCTGGCCTGGAACGCCTCCACCGACAACGTCGGCGTGAGCGGCTACGACGTCTACCGCGAGGCGGGCGCCACCGGCGTCAAGGTGGGCAGCGCGTCCGGGACGTCGTTCACCGTCACGGGTCTCAGCCCGTCGACGTCCTACCGGTTCTACGTGGTGGCCAGGGACGCCGCGCAGAACACCTCGCCGCCCTCCGCCACGGTGACCGCGGTGACCAAGACCCCCACCGGGTGCTCGCCGGGAACCGGCGACCTGGCCCGAGGCAAGTCGATCACGGCCAGTGGCGCCACGCAGAACTACGTCCCGGCCAACGCCGTCGACGGGAACGCGTCGACCTACTGGGAGAGCGCCAACCACGCCTTCCCCCAGTCGATCACGGTCGACCTCTGCGCGCAGGCCGGGGTCAAGCGGGTGGTGCTGAAGCTGCCGCCGATCTCAAGCTGGAACACGCGCACCCAGACCCTGTCGGTGCTGGGCTCCGTCAACGGCATCGATTTCGGCACCCTGGTCGCGTCGAAGGGCTACGTCTTCGACCCGGGCACCGGCAACACCGTCACCATCGCCGTGCCGTCGACGACCCAGAGATACCTGCGGCTGAACATCACCGGTAACACCGGCTGGCCCGCCGGGCAGCTCTCCTCGTTCGAGGTCTACTCCTCCTAG
- a CDS encoding ATP-grasp domain-containing protein: protein MTRWGIIGPPGDEQVARVASCLRERRAEPVILDLSRFPAETTFSLLDGLPMAPGLGSGPEGPWYVRSLPLPLPFLPRHGVEGTATAEERESGWRSAYANGRELRSFVFSFVSALERAGALLVNPPSTFGQHFLKLDQLQRLRDAAVPVPRTLATNDPVAVADFARSIGGPIVYKPVAGGALCRRVTEGDLLPERLGLLAGAPVLFQEEVSGRNLRVYVVAGKVVASYEIVSDELDYRGAETAVFPAPPSEEERDACLRATEACEMVFTGIDIRRRDDGTFALLECNPSPMFAAVERRTGESGVTRALAELLLGSAPRPPG, encoded by the coding sequence ATGACGCGCTGGGGGATCATCGGCCCGCCGGGCGACGAGCAGGTGGCCAGGGTGGCGAGTTGCCTGCGAGAGCGCCGGGCGGAGCCGGTCATCCTCGATCTTTCGAGGTTTCCGGCCGAGACGACGTTCTCGCTGTTGGACGGCCTGCCCATGGCTCCGGGGCTCGGATCCGGCCCGGAAGGGCCCTGGTACGTCCGCTCGTTGCCGTTGCCTCTGCCCTTCCTTCCCCGTCACGGAGTGGAGGGCACCGCGACGGCGGAGGAGCGGGAGAGCGGGTGGCGTTCGGCCTACGCGAACGGCCGCGAGCTCCGCTCGTTCGTGTTCAGCTTCGTCTCGGCCCTCGAACGCGCCGGTGCGCTCCTCGTCAACCCTCCGTCGACGTTCGGACAGCACTTCCTGAAACTCGACCAACTCCAGCGACTGCGGGACGCCGCCGTTCCGGTTCCGCGGACGCTCGCCACCAACGATCCCGTGGCCGTCGCCGACTTCGCCCGGAGCATCGGCGGGCCGATCGTCTACAAACCCGTCGCGGGAGGAGCCCTGTGCCGCCGCGTGACGGAGGGTGACCTGCTTCCGGAGCGGCTCGGCCTGCTCGCCGGCGCCCCCGTGCTGTTCCAGGAGGAGGTTTCCGGGCGCAACCTGCGGGTGTACGTCGTCGCGGGCAAGGTGGTCGCCTCGTACGAGATCGTCTCCGACGAGCTCGACTACCGGGGCGCGGAGACCGCGGTGTTTCCGGCCCCGCCCAGTGAGGAGGAGCGAGACGCGTGCCTCCGGGCGACCGAGGCGTGCGAGATGGTGTTCACCGGCATCGACATCCGCCGCCGGGACGACGGCACCTTCGCGCTGCTGGAGTGCAACCCCTCACCCATGTTCGCCGCCGTCGAACGAAGAACGGGGGAGTCGGGCGTCACCCGGGCCCTGGCGGAGCTCCTGCTGGGATCGGCGCCTCGCCCGCCCGGATGA
- a CDS encoding helix-turn-helix domain-containing protein, with product MDHAELGQRLRSRRAALGRTVASVAAEAALSVPYVANLENGRGNPTVSALDRLAEALGTRLTVTLADPDSGSGEPPPPPALLGFTRTRYFRREAGRLATSLGEEPHHVRSRLIDALAAVARGLGRDDLSERDWQRLLDTMILIIAHPTEPSPMT from the coding sequence ATGGATCACGCCGAACTGGGCCAGCGCCTGCGCTCCCGCCGTGCCGCGCTCGGCCGGACCGTCGCCTCCGTCGCCGCCGAGGCCGCACTGTCGGTGCCGTACGTGGCCAATCTGGAGAACGGCCGGGGCAACCCCACCGTCTCCGCCCTCGACCGGCTCGCCGAAGCGCTCGGCACCCGCCTGACCGTCACCCTCGCCGACCCCGACAGCGGTTCCGGGGAACCGCCTCCACCACCCGCGCTCCTCGGCTTCACCCGGACCCGCTATTTCCGCCGGGAGGCCGGCAGGCTGGCCACGTCACTCGGGGAGGAGCCGCATCATGTCCGGAGCCGTCTAATCGACGCACTGGCCGCCGTCGCCCGCGGCCTGGGACGCGACGACCTGTCCGAACGCGACTGGCAGCGTCTCCTCGACACCATGATCCTCATCATCGCCCACCCCACCGAACCCTCTCCGATGACGTGA